A single genomic interval of Armigeres subalbatus isolate Guangzhou_Male chromosome 1, GZ_Asu_2, whole genome shotgun sequence harbors:
- the LOC134225805 gene encoding uncharacterized protein LOC134225805 — translation MDEENTVLLERAIGLIKCCKLPRLTRNIDEAQLKPETFRDFLVILDETLPQLFDLLAQYETELVGFDEFNRGNLEFQVNLALMVAEQLYVPGELYEFQTENVTYRKRLSDIHKKGLLERILTGMGSERTLKLIWEHYQKVLKGKEWMYHPGDVVGLVRICEFLYVKNQSELTQTLASFVLSVGISLVEFHDPEYETVGLRLFNVLLSDRHRSLIKKSNIHEVVFQNAFRLSGKAKNERFLRELWSCLYRFVEMSFQDQTDFSEWSKLDDIVEALLEALTFESNLVLSSVLIVHLLKILSLDLTNFVIDDLDDVKAVDTKSHHVTVLEQLREGALLFHNRRFYRWHKRLVAMIPFEFEKACGAGRECSKYMHGVHLLFVLTVFPVEPQAIGFVPLIQSSLLDFMILFKRHMRDQCNRLESLTSETDSIYSMKASESFDRTVAVFCRSVAQNYFPKDRTNFWSVLEAEVDGSSVIINQEDRCS, via the exons ATGGATGAGGAAAACACCGTTCTGCTGGAGCGTGCCATCGGTCTTATTAAGTGCTGCAAACTCCCCCGCCTGACGCGAAACATCGATGAAGCCCAGCTGAAGCCGGAAACGTTCCGTGACTTCTTGGTCATCCTCGACGAAACACTGCCGCAGCTGTTCGACTTGTTGGCCCAATACGAGACCGAGCTGGTCGGCTTCGATGAGTTCAATCGCGGCAATTTGGAATTTCAAGTCAATCTGGCTTTGATGGTGGCGGAACAGTTGTATGTGCCAGGGGAGCTGTATGAGTTTCAAACTGAGAATGTGACCTACCGGAAGCGCTTGTCGGACATACACAAAAAGGGTCTATTGGAAAGGATTTTGACTGGGATGGGCAGTGAGAGAACACTGAAGCTGATTTGGGAACACTATCAAAAGGTTCTGAAAGGAAAGGAATGGATGTATCATCCGGGGGACGTGGTGGGACTTGTTAGAATTTGTGAGTTCCTGTATGTGAAGAACCAGAGCGAATTGACGCAAACGTTGGCGTCGTTTGTCCTCTCCGTAGGAATATCCCTGGTTGAATTCCATGACCCTGAGTACGAGACAGTTGGGTTGAGATTGTTCAACGTTCTGCTAAGCGATCGCCATCGATCGTTGATCAAAAAGAGCAATATTCACGAAGTTGTGTTCCAAAATGCATTTCGACTGAGTGGCAAGGCCAAAAATGAACGATTTCTTAGGGAACTTTGGAGCTGTCTATATCGATTCGTTGAAATGTCCTTTCAGGATCAGACCGATTTCAGTGAGTGGTCTAAGCTGGACGACATAGTTGAAGCATTGTTAGAAGCGTTGACTTTCGAATCGAATCTTGTACTGTCATCCGTACTTATAGTCCACCTGCTGAAAATTCTTTCACTGGATTTGACGAATTTTGTTATCGACGATTTGGACGACGTTAAAGCAGTAGATACTAAAAGCCATCATGTAACGGTGCTGGAGCAGCTACGGGAGGGTGCGTTATTGTTCCATAATCGTCGATTTTATCGGTGGCACAAGCGATTGGTAGCGATGATTCCGTTTGAGTTCGAGAAGGCTTGCGGGGCGGGTCGCGAATGCAGCAAGTATATGCAT GGCGTTCACCTTCTCTTCGTACTTACCGTTTTTCCTGTGGAACCGCAAGCAATTGGATTTGTTCCATTAATTCAGTCGTCTCTGCTCGACTTCATGATCTTGTTCAAACGACATATGCGAGATCAATGCAATCGATTAGAATCGCTCACAAGTGAAACTGATTCAATATATTCGATGAAG GCGTCAGAATCATTCGACAGAACGGTTGCCGTTTTCTGTAGAAGTGTGGCACAAAACTATTTCCCAAAAGACCGAACAAACTTCTGGAGCGTGTTGGAGGCTGAAGTTGATGGATCGAGTGTAATAATAAATCAGGAGGATCGATGTTCTTAA